A genomic segment from Leptolyngbya boryana PCC 6306 encodes:
- the hsdR gene encoding EcoAI/FtnUII family type I restriction enzme subunit R translates to MSKKELSEADICDRYITPSIHNAGWKKSQIRREYYFTDGQMLVRGQMTGRGKRKFADYLLFYQTNQPIAIIEAKDNNHSVRAGMQQALAYAEVLEVPFVFSSNGDGFVLHDRSGTYAQVEQDISLDAFPSPDELWERYKQWKQLQDANEALLSSSYFVEIGGKEPRYYQQLAVNRTIEAIARGQKRCLLVMATGAGKTYTVFNIIWRLWKTKVAKRILFLADRNALVDQTIVNDFRPFGEVMTKLDRRLVDETGRMNTSYEIYLGLYQAIIGHEERDNLYEKFDRDFFDLVVIDECHRGSAAEDSNWRQVLDYFSDAIQVGLTATPKETKYVSNIDYFGEPIFQYSLKQGIEDGFLAPFRVVRVNLDKDLDGWTPEAGESDDLGQLIEEREYNLRDYDRTIFFKQRTELVAEYVSQFLHEGDPMRKTIVFCENIFHAEQMRSAIANVDLNRELVQKDHRYVMQITGDEKEGKAQLDNFINPKEAYPVIATTSKLMTTGVDAQTCQVIVLDRRIQSMTEFKQIIGRGTRLRPDYGKNYFTIIDFRGATQLFEDKDWDGPPIQDQEFGQGGRSTDSQSEGEENGGNETETREQLKYQVSRQEFQVARERVSYYGKNGELTTESLKDYTRRTVSETYQSLDRFLTKWHEVDRKQAILDELREHGVIVEALEEMVGKDYDLFDLVCYVAFDRPPLTRKERAEKVRKRDVFAKYSGAARSVLDALLDKYADQGVISIEDGTVLQLDPFTQMGTTVELVRSFGGKQQYKAAVRELAQLLYEDQGA, encoded by the coding sequence ATGAGTAAAAAAGAACTAAGTGAAGCTGATATTTGCGATCGCTACATTACCCCATCAATCCACAATGCAGGCTGGAAAAAGAGCCAGATTCGACGCGAGTATTACTTCACAGACGGTCAGATGCTCGTTCGGGGTCAGATGACCGGACGGGGAAAACGGAAGTTTGCAGACTATCTGTTGTTTTATCAAACGAATCAGCCGATCGCGATTATTGAGGCGAAGGACAATAACCATAGCGTTCGAGCGGGGATGCAGCAGGCACTTGCCTATGCCGAGGTGTTGGAGGTTCCCTTTGTGTTTTCTTCTAATGGGGACGGGTTTGTGCTGCACGATCGCAGTGGGACTTATGCTCAAGTCGAACAAGATATTAGCCTGGATGCGTTTCCGTCACCAGATGAGCTATGGGAGCGCTATAAGCAGTGGAAGCAGCTTCAGGATGCGAATGAAGCGTTGCTGAGTTCGTCGTATTTTGTGGAGATTGGTGGGAAAGAGCCTCGGTATTATCAGCAGCTTGCGGTGAATCGGACGATCGAAGCGATCGCACGGGGTCAAAAGCGGTGTTTGCTAGTGATGGCGACTGGAGCCGGAAAGACTTATACCGTTTTCAATATCATCTGGCGACTCTGGAAAACGAAGGTGGCAAAGCGGATTTTATTTCTTGCCGATCGCAATGCGCTGGTAGACCAGACGATCGTGAATGATTTTCGTCCCTTTGGTGAGGTGATGACGAAGCTCGATCGCAGGCTCGTCGATGAAACGGGACGGATGAATACGTCTTACGAGATTTATCTGGGTTTGTATCAGGCGATTATTGGTCATGAGGAGCGCGACAACCTTTACGAAAAGTTCGATCGTGATTTCTTCGATTTGGTGGTGATTGATGAGTGTCATCGAGGCAGCGCGGCAGAAGATTCCAATTGGCGGCAGGTGCTGGATTATTTTTCAGATGCAATTCAGGTCGGGCTGACTGCAACACCCAAGGAAACGAAGTACGTCTCGAATATTGATTATTTTGGGGAGCCGATTTTCCAATACTCGTTGAAACAGGGGATCGAGGATGGGTTTCTGGCTCCGTTTCGAGTGGTGCGAGTCAATTTGGATAAAGATCTGGACGGATGGACACCTGAAGCTGGAGAATCCGACGATTTGGGGCAGTTGATTGAGGAACGGGAATATAACCTGCGGGACTACGATCGCACGATTTTCTTCAAACAGCGGACTGAGTTGGTGGCGGAATATGTGAGCCAATTTCTGCATGAGGGTGATCCGATGCGGAAGACGATCGTGTTTTGTGAAAATATTTTCCATGCGGAACAGATGCGAAGCGCGATCGCGAACGTGGATTTGAACCGGGAATTGGTTCAGAAAGATCATCGCTACGTTATGCAGATTACGGGCGATGAGAAGGAAGGGAAGGCGCAATTGGATAACTTTATCAATCCGAAAGAAGCTTATCCAGTGATTGCGACGACCTCGAAGTTGATGACGACTGGGGTGGATGCTCAGACGTGTCAGGTGATTGTGCTCGATCGACGGATTCAATCGATGACGGAGTTTAAGCAGATCATTGGGCGGGGCACTCGGTTGCGTCCTGATTATGGCAAGAATTACTTCACGATTATTGATTTTCGCGGGGCGACTCAGCTTTTTGAAGACAAGGATTGGGATGGGCCACCGATTCAAGATCAGGAATTTGGTCAGGGGGGACGATCGACGGATTCTCAATCCGAGGGTGAAGAAAATGGCGGAAATGAGACAGAGACGAGAGAGCAACTGAAGTATCAGGTGAGTCGCCAAGAGTTTCAAGTTGCGAGGGAGCGGGTGAGCTACTACGGCAAAAATGGTGAACTGACCACGGAATCGCTGAAAGACTATACTCGCCGTACTGTGAGTGAGACTTATCAGTCGCTCGATCGCTTTTTGACCAAGTGGCATGAAGTCGATCGTAAGCAAGCGATTCTCGATGAGTTGAGAGAGCATGGCGTGATTGTGGAAGCCCTAGAAGAGATGGTGGGCAAGGATTATGACTTGTTTGATTTGGTTTGCTATGTGGCGTTCGATCGTCCACCTTTAACCCGGAAGGAACGGGCGGAGAAGGTTCGCAAGCGGGATGTGTTTGCCAAGTACAGTGGAGCGGCGCGATCGGTGTTGGATGCGTTGCTGGATAAGTATGCAGATCAGGGCGTGATCTCGATCGAGGATGGAACGGTTTTACAGCTTGATCCGTTTACCCAGATGGGGACGACGGTGGAATTGGTCAGAAGCTTTGGAGGGAAGCAACAATACAAAGCTGCTGTTCGGGAATTGGCGCAACTGCTGTACGAAGATCAGGGCGCTTGA